A stretch of Miscanthus floridulus cultivar M001 chromosome 13, ASM1932011v1, whole genome shotgun sequence DNA encodes these proteins:
- the LOC136501276 gene encoding prefoldin subunit 2-like — MASRTGGDGKEAINEQVIANTYANMRTEMNQLYTKITELEMEVSEHSLVIGAIEPLDPSRRCYRMIGGVLVERTIKEVLPAVKRNKEGLEEVIARMHKALERKKKEITEFELKYKIRIRKADNDAEDEGGKKEGTAQGVLVGPAGQ, encoded by the coding sequence ATGGCAAGCAGAACAGGTGGTGATGGCAAAGAAGCTATAAACGAACAAGTAATTGCCAACACTTATGCCAACATGCGTACCGAAATGAACCAGCTCTACACGAAGATCACAGAGCTGGAGATGGAGGTCAGCGAGCACTCCCTTGTGATCGGCGCGATCGAGCCGCTGGATCCCTCGAGGCGGTGCTACAGGATGATTGGCGGCGTCCTGGTAGAGAGGACCATCAAGGAGGTCCTGCCTGCTGTGAAGCGCAATAAGGAGGGCCTCGAAGAGGTGATTGCTCGCATGCACAAGGCactagagaggaagaagaaagagatcACCGAGTTTGAGCTCAAGTACAAGATCAGGATCCGGAAGGCTGACAATGACGCCGAGGATGAAGGTGGCAAGAAGGAAGGCACTGCACAGGGAGTCCTTGTTGGTCCTGCCGGACAGTAA